A window of the Tunturibacter empetritectus genome harbors these coding sequences:
- a CDS encoding flavin monoamine oxidase family protein has protein sequence MMGISRRDFLMRVGQVGGYSAAFATMQSLGLMPMKGAEAEPIQAAAGSGKGVKVVVLGGGIGGLVSAYELQKLGYEVTLLEARERPGGRNWTGRAGQEVCFCDGSKQAINWEEGNYQNLGPARLPSTHWTMLGYCRELGVPMEVEINTSRSTLLQNDRANDGKPVPQRKAINDTRGHVSELLSKCIAHGALDSELTKEDRERMTAFLKVYGPLNDKGAYTGSDRAGYKTPPGAGSQVSVPEAPMDMRVLLDENFWFDLFTEEAWDWQATMMQPVGGMDRIPYAFAKALGPVVQYNSPVTEIRKTSNGVRVSYTQGGETKQVDASYCIIAMPFSILKKTPNDLSPAFKRVVDESTMGGAYKIAWESRRFWEQDYNIYGGLSYLMQGPSPIWYPSSRLMHQTGVVVSGYTDELNTPFYDMTLDEKFAASRASIEKIHPGHGKELMNPVFCGWSRVPWNEGSWINKYGGGKSGYDVIIQADGPIYFAGDTASHIVGWQEGAALSARRAVGMISEKVKSARLAGAATGAVLS, from the coding sequence ATGATGGGAATCTCCCGACGCGATTTTCTGATGCGAGTGGGTCAGGTGGGTGGCTACAGTGCCGCGTTTGCAACGATGCAGTCTCTCGGGCTGATGCCGATGAAGGGCGCGGAGGCTGAGCCGATTCAGGCGGCGGCTGGGTCCGGCAAGGGCGTGAAGGTGGTGGTACTGGGCGGTGGGATCGGGGGCCTGGTCTCAGCCTATGAGCTGCAGAAGTTGGGATACGAAGTGACTTTGCTGGAGGCACGCGAGCGTCCGGGCGGGCGTAACTGGACTGGGAGGGCAGGACAGGAGGTTTGTTTCTGCGATGGAAGCAAACAGGCGATCAACTGGGAAGAGGGAAACTATCAGAACCTCGGCCCCGCGCGGCTGCCTAGCACTCATTGGACGATGCTTGGATATTGTCGCGAGCTCGGCGTTCCGATGGAGGTGGAGATCAATACATCGCGTTCCACCCTACTTCAGAACGACCGGGCGAATGATGGGAAGCCAGTGCCGCAGAGGAAGGCGATCAACGATACGCGCGGGCATGTTTCGGAGCTGCTTTCGAAGTGCATTGCGCATGGGGCGCTGGACTCGGAGTTAACCAAGGAAGACCGTGAACGGATGACGGCATTTCTGAAGGTCTACGGACCGCTGAACGATAAGGGTGCGTATACGGGTTCCGACAGGGCAGGATATAAGACGCCGCCGGGGGCGGGGTCTCAGGTGTCTGTGCCGGAAGCACCGATGGATATGCGGGTGTTGTTGGATGAGAACTTCTGGTTTGATCTGTTTACGGAAGAAGCTTGGGACTGGCAGGCGACGATGATGCAGCCGGTGGGCGGGATGGATCGGATCCCATATGCCTTTGCGAAGGCGCTGGGACCGGTGGTGCAGTACAACTCGCCGGTGACCGAGATTCGGAAGACATCGAATGGCGTTCGCGTGTCGTATACGCAGGGCGGCGAGACGAAGCAGGTGGATGCTTCTTACTGTATTATCGCGATGCCGTTTTCAATCTTGAAGAAGACTCCGAATGACCTGTCCCCGGCGTTCAAGAGGGTTGTGGACGAGAGCACGATGGGCGGCGCCTACAAGATTGCGTGGGAGAGCAGAAGGTTCTGGGAGCAGGACTACAACATCTACGGTGGGCTGTCGTATCTGATGCAGGGTCCAAGCCCGATCTGGTATCCGTCGTCGCGGTTGATGCACCAGACGGGTGTGGTGGTATCGGGTTATACAGATGAGCTGAATACACCGTTCTACGATATGACTCTAGATGAAAAATTTGCGGCATCCCGAGCTTCGATCGAGAAGATTCATCCGGGCCATGGAAAAGAGTTGATGAATCCCGTGTTCTGTGGATGGAGTCGAGTGCCTTGGAATGAGGGCTCGTGGATCAACAAATATGGCGGCGGCAAGAGCGGGTATGACGTGATCATCCAGGCGGATGGGCCGATCTACTTTGCCGGCGACACGGCCAGCCACATTGTGGGATGGCAGGAGGGTGCGGCGTTGAGTGCTCGTCGTGCGGTTGGAATGATCTCTGAAAAAGTGAAGTCAGCGAGACTGGCCGGTGCTGCCACTGGTGCAGTGCTCAGCTAA
- a CDS encoding RidA family protein, which translates to MKLKTGVMAAALMAVACGVQAQVVVKHLQPNEKSPIANGVWAGDTLYLSGQLASPVTPADEAKGTAAVYGDTKTQALSALNKIQALLKEQGLDMKDVVKMTVFLAGDPEKGGKLDFPGLQAAYTQFFGTKDQPNKPARSAFQVAALAAPWALIEIEVIAVRGK; encoded by the coding sequence ATGAAGCTTAAGACTGGTGTGATGGCGGCAGCGCTGATGGCTGTTGCATGTGGAGTGCAGGCACAGGTTGTGGTGAAGCATCTACAGCCAAATGAGAAGTCGCCTATCGCGAATGGCGTGTGGGCTGGCGATACCCTCTACTTGAGCGGGCAGCTGGCTTCGCCGGTGACACCTGCGGATGAGGCGAAGGGAACTGCTGCGGTTTACGGCGATACGAAGACGCAGGCCTTGAGCGCGTTGAACAAAATTCAGGCGCTACTGAAAGAGCAGGGGCTGGATATGAAGGATGTCGTGAAGATGACGGTGTTTCTGGCGGGAGATCCGGAGAAGGGCGGCAAGCTGGATTTTCCGGGTCTGCAGGCGGCGTATACCCAGTTCTTCGGCACGAAGGATCAGCCGAATAAGCCAGCGAGGAGTGCTTTTCAGGTGGCGGCACTGGCTGCTCCCTGGGCGTTGATTGAGATAGAAGTGATTGCAGTGAGAGGGAAGTAG
- a CDS encoding HesB/IscA family protein: MATASVTPEVVVGAPVSTTPVTLTPAAINKVREIMATQTPVPAGLRIGVVGGGCSGFQYSMSFENQSGMMDKVYKFEDLKVFVDATSAMYLQNCTVDYVETLEAAGFKFENAAVKSTCGCGSSFSV; this comes from the coding sequence ATGGCTACTGCATCCGTTACCCCCGAAGTTGTTGTTGGAGCGCCAGTTTCGACTACGCCTGTGACCCTGACCCCGGCTGCGATCAATAAGGTTCGGGAGATTATGGCAACGCAAACCCCGGTTCCTGCAGGGCTTCGGATTGGTGTGGTTGGCGGCGGATGCTCGGGTTTCCAGTACTCCATGTCGTTCGAAAATCAGAGCGGGATGATGGACAAGGTCTATAAGTTCGAGGATCTAAAAGTGTTTGTGGACGCGACCTCAGCAATGTATTTGCAGAATTGCACAGTGGACTATGTGGAGACGCTCGAGGCGGCTGGCTTCAAGTTTGAGAATGCCGCGGTGAAGAGCACCTGCGGTTGCGGTTCGAGCTTCAGCGTCTAA